The nucleotide window ctaagtatcctccgacACCTGCAACaggagaaataaaaccctgagtactcgattgtactcaacaagacttacccgataggagaaaaataaaagactccaaggatatgcaaggcttatttggtttgtgggttattgcatctgcggaagcattactaaacgtgcgtccttatattcaattttattagcagtcattattagttcattaactaaccattttatgtaggcacctatgctactttcaagcagatggtaaacaatcagaaccattttatcacctttcacgttacagttcttactacggtgctagaccatagctaagtcgtaccgtctcacagaaacgacgattcgcgaatcaatgtatcccagttggataccccgaaacacacgccttgTTTGCACCCCagtcacaaacaagaccaaccgtTCCACTCCTgttaaggggtctaggtccctgtctaaacttggactctaagcccccacacttgagacccggtctcagttgagtgcttagacctccaccttttcccgcctccaatcagtcggtccgaaaagagccagaacccacgataagagcgtaacgagccttcccgctcccataagcaagtatgtgctcaggataataagtttatgATCTGACTACCAtctacagcaacggacggtcctcaatcgacacaggcggaacacgtacaatccgagcctcgctcgaatgccgaACCAAGTCCCGattcaaagtaccattccgcccggtctctaattatctttcatatatattccatatgatagtaatataataacgacaataatatattttctatctctcgcgagtgataggtaatcactcgacttctaccggatcctatagcatagcaacctacacgatcctaacatactagtaggactcataggataaggatatatatacacaagtggtttttattcaactccttaaaacttaatgctcaagcataagataaagtgcagaataataggggttatgcactggggcttgcctggataagatataaccaaaagttagcattctatcatggtgacacgatcatcaaggcaccatattTTTCGCTACTTCGGTCGACTCCataatccatcgttgttcctattatgatatacgtggatgcaacgtagagatgtaaataatcaatggcaactacaactctaaaatatgattacgctccgcaagctaacgagctagctttaatgactaacgtgcTAGTCTACATATccacgtcgtcaagtaaggctttatCTTTGAAAAAACATTTTAGTCCTACAATCTCAAAGGTGTTTtggtattttattgattaaatatatatttttgaattagggctcatttagctaccttagcaaactaattattatggaactaaaaaattacaatgagcacctaataatgttcagaatttactgtgaaagtttcagaatTAACACTTGCACTGATTAATCATAAAAATTCTgataagtttatattttacaatattaagcatctcaaattaattagataactcccaaaaatattataaaactatatgaacaaaatatactagcagatagaacatgattttaggaacctaacaaaattgatttcataatttttggttaactacacaattttatattgaatttacaagtttaccttaaaactaaattagaaaattcttttagaaaacaaaaagggcCGGTGGCAACCATTCGGCCCAGCAGCCCAACGTAGGGTGCGGTCCACGGCGGGGAGCCCGCGCTGGCACTTTAGCAAATGAGCCATCGAACTTTTTTCGAACCACAACTAGGTCCTAATACCATTTCTTCCCTTTTCTGACGAATTTACTTAACCCCCTAAGTTTTATCAAATCTCCCCGCACGCACCCCTGGCCATCCCGTGCACGGCCGCACGGTGACCGGTGGCACTGGGCGTCCACGCCGTCCACCAGGGGCCTACGCGGACCCATTTAGCGGGTTGGTCGCCATCTATGGCTAAACGCGCTAagatgggtggcggttagggactcGGAGGCATACTACCGCGGGTTGAAGCGGTGAGCGGCTATCCGCGACGGCGGTGTGCTAGTTTCGATGAGCTAGAGCCACCAGAGGACTAACGCGTGAGCGAGTGAGCATGAGAAGCTTATAGCGAGCTTGCTCGTGGTGACAGTTTGGTCAGAGGCGGTCCAAAAAGGCTGGCCACATACGACCGAGCGGGGTGGCGGCACTCTGCGATGGACACCGGCGCGTCACCCCACCGACGACGAGCACCCTAGGCAAAATAGCGCGAGCACTGGATGGAGGAAGTCAAGGCGAGCTCAGggttacgagcaattgaactgctaccactcctacatgccttacctcTCGACCTACCGGTTCGACGGTGTAGATGACCGGCGGTGGGTAGAAACCAAATTCAACCACGACGAACAACGACCGGACTCGATGTGAACGGGGCACCTAGCTAATTTCCTCTGCTACTCGCTGACATGAGGAATTGGACTAGGAAGCCTCGGGCTGGTAATTaagaaaggggaagggagagcggTGCACTGCCACCACCACATCGCGGGAAGCGGCCCCagcagaggtggcccggccacgACCCGATGAGGCACAACAGCGTGGGGATATGACCGCACGAGCGAGGGCATATGTTGTGTTGTTAAATGCTCGGGTGGAGCCTTTAGGGGGTGCCCGTGCAGCCATGTGCACGCGGCAGCGCGGCCTCGTGGCGTGGCAAGTCATGCCACGGCGCCGAAAATAGAGCTGGGGTAGGTGGGTTGAGTGGTGCAGGGCGAGCGCTTCAGTAACCGAAATGACAAGAGGACAAGGCGCAGCCCTGCATGTGCGCTCGGACAACGCCACAGTCGACAATGTCCCGCGCATGGCGGAGAGCGGCTGCGGCCACGCCTGGCTCGGCGAGCAGGCGACGCCACACGGCTGGCCAGTGGGACAGTGGTCACGGCCATAGGGTACGCCAGCCAACGCGCTACACAGCGTGTCGTAGCAGCATCCGGCAGCAGTGCAGGTAGCCCGTGACGGCGCGACACCGGACGCGGTGACCGCGTCCCTGGGGCCGAGCGGCCGAACCACGTGCTTGCACGATTTTTGGAGCGTGCCAAACTTCAAACCTAGCTCAGTGGAGGTCCAACCAAAGTTACCAACCTAGGGCCGATACTATCACCTAGCTAGTATAGCAAACCGCGCTCCCAGAGAACGACCAGAGAGGGAACTGGAAGGATGCCAACATGAGCTCGTCGCGCTAAGCGCTGGTTCAAGAATGGAGTGCCCACAACATAATCTAGTGCGTTCCAACGAaatttgggcaatttttacgagagcaagGTGACACCCAACACAACAACCACCTATACCATGCCcaagtactcactttgatgcaatcaacaataccaaaacaaacagatagtgtttaaacatttttgttaggaATTAAGTGCCAAAGTAGCATTATCATACTACTTTTCCCATACTTGGAAAAGTTAAGGTTTAGTTCGAACTAACAGCCATTAACATTTTTGTTATAATTTTTAAAATGTCTAAACCttattaacttcaaccaacaagtatttcacacaatagtccatatttcatactaacccataggagcaaaacattCAAGCACTCTTtaattattttgctcaatataattcaccacaATTGGTActttaaacataaattcaagGATTTGCCGACTTAAcaaaaaagagcttatcttaacgttaaattttgatttttgagctctcaagaacactagttaacaatatttatttttcaaaagttaaagttgcatttctacctactaaacttgtacttccatttttatttaagtactaaatacaagttatgttttatttttgtttatagaaagTGTTTTTTttaccaaacaattaaaactacttattttattcttcttgttaggattttcattagcacttttacgcaccaagtaagttaacttggatatttatttgagtccaccaGAGTGAGTCACATATGATTCGCTTATCATTTCAGGCGCattataaaattttaaaacccCAAAAACTTCTTTGGCTAATTCTTCTCGAACCTAAATCtcagtgctaagcaagctcgtaacaccaggggtgttacactgcCTACCTTCTCCCCTAGAGCGACCTACTACGGCCTTCTCCGCCGGACCTGCCGCGaccttctccaccggagcggcGACCTCCGCGCCACCGAGACGTTGTTGTAGGACGATGTGGCGCACGACTGCGCTCTCCCAGTCGTGCAGCCGCTGCCTCTTCGCCACGTTGCGGAGCCACCGCCGCCTACAAGCACCGCCGGGCCGCTGCCTCCGGCACGCCTATGAGCCTCCATTCTCCTAAGCAGCAAAGAGATGCTACGCTGAAAGcacatgttgtaagtgtatgttgcaagtgtttcagatgtttcagaggtatgttgcaagtgttttatacgaatattgcaaaagtagatcagagatattgcatatattgcaatggttgtacatgtatgcTGTAGGTGtctgttcctaatgtttcatctgtgttttcagacgtatgttataagtgtatttatctggatgttgcatatgtttcacgcatactatgttgtaagtgttttactAAATGTTGCTTATGTGtgcaatggttttcaagcattttcatgtgtttttttagtgtttcagaagcatgtttgaAGTGTTTTATTTGTATTCAGACATATGTTGTaactgttgcatctggatgttttaaaagtagatctggtgtttgcatatgttgcaatgtcacCCGTCTGTTGCAGCTGCTAGAGGGGGCACGAAGGGTCAGGTGGGGCGCAGACGCCACATGGGGTTAGTCGGGGGCATAGACGCCGCGTGGGGTCGGGTTGGGCGCAGACGCCACGTCGGGCTTGCGCGGGGGCGAAGTGTAGGCGCGAGCGTCCGGATGTCCGGGCACCCGCACTACGGTGAAAATTCGTCTCAGTGTATTTTCTTTAGCCCAATAAAAATGTGCGTGTAGAAAAGACGGTGGATACTCCCTCCGGTCCATTTTATCGCGCACAcgcatatcaagattcaaactttaaaaactttgaccaataattaggctaataatttttaaatattgtagtacaaactttatatgatTGGATTTGTAAGAAATTATACTATacaataattataaatttataagcataaataatataatataaagcaaaTGAATGATAAAAGTATAATCTAAAAGATCGTATCATTCTACTCACTTACGCCAGATAAAATGGATAGTATCATCCGTTCCTCCCGACCCCACGCCTATATCGCTGGCGGCACCGGCGCCAAAAACATCTCGACGATTAGCAGGATAAACAAAATGGTGCGCTGTCACGGGAACACGGCATGAGATGGGCAGAGCAGAAGGCGAGTCGGGGTACCAGTCCATGTTGAAGAACTAGCTTGCATTGCCCATATCAGGCCTTGAATCAAATACGACAACACGATACTTGGTAGCATATGCATACACTCTTGTATATTTATTATTGCTATTACATTTATTTGCACATATATATTTGCATACATGTAGGCATGTAGCTCGCAGATCTGAAAGATCTTAAACATATACCATTACAGGATGGTTTATTATTTATGGGGACAATAAAAAAAGCACCGATCCATTCACCGGGAGCAACTGGCATGCTGCTCTCGGCCGGCCGGTTTGACAGAGCAGATTAATTAAGCTGATGACGACTAGCAGCCACGCATGCGGTTGCAAGGCTAGCTAGCGCTTGGAaatcgatatatatatatatatatatatatatatagggagagactattcagtagccggctacaaaataagttattctgtagccacctctatttactataattttatatactaatttaccataatgtcaatacatattttacaatagttgggttactataacacatggggatatttaccataacgttatattaaaccacttagtaaggagttactataatctcgtaaattaacatagtaattatcataactcaaagtggctacagaataagttattctgtagccaactacaggatagtatatatatatatatatatatatatatatatatatatatatatatatatatatatatatatatatatatatatatatatatatatatatatatatatatatatatatatatataataataataatataatcgAGTCCGATCGATCAGCTCATCGATCAGTTCAACATGGTCTGAGTGGGGAGCAGGATCTTGGAgtcgaaggcggcggcggcggtggcggtggagttgAGCATCCAGGTGTAGAACGGGTGGAATACGACGGACGCGGGGCAGCTCAGTGTGGCCGGCAGCTTGGGGCActtgatgaaggtcttggcgtcCGTGTCCACGCAGAGGTAGACCTGGTACAGCTGCTTCTTGCCGAAAGGCCCGTCCCGGCACTGCAGCCCCGGCTCGACGCCAAGCTTCTGAGTCACCGCGTACTTGATCTTCGCCGTGCTGTACAGCTTGTAGTCCGGCAGGATGCCCTGGTCGGCGAGAGCGCCGAGGAGGTCCGCTTGCCTCCTCAGGTTGAGCGCCGCCTTGAAGTAGTCCAGCTGCTTTAGGCCCGAGCAGACGCCGTAGCTGTTCCAGGCGCTCTTCCACGCGTTCACGCCGTCGGTGGGCGGGCACTTGATCTTGCTCCAGTAGTGGTTGATGTTGTTCTCGATCTTGTCGAGCTGATCGATCGATCGATGAATGGGGATCATGTGCATGCATATATGCAGTGCGTCAGGTGAGACAGAGCTGCTGTGTACGTGGCCAGGTGATGCATGCGATGCGTGTGGTTGATTAAGGGGGTTTAAGAGAGAGGTGAGTTAGTTAACCTTTTTAGCATCGAAGGGGCTGCCGTTGCTGCAACGGACTACGGGCTTGTTAATGGACACGTCGAAGGTTTGGAAGAACTCGACGAAGAAATCCTCCGCCGGGTAGCCGTACTTGGGCACGCAGCAACCATTGTCGCTGTCCTCGCAGTATGCACCAGGCCACTGCATACACAGCAATCCATCCATCGATTTATTAGCTAGCAAGCCTGCAATGATTTCACTGGCCTACTAACAACGACACTACTAATTATGGGATTAGCTAGGAAGCTCTCGATGAAGATGACATCAACTCAACAAATACCAATTCTGTAATGTAAATTGATTTATCTAATAACCAGTTTGCCCTCGAGTGTGCACCCGGATTTTTTCAAAAACTGTAGGAAGTAACAATAGCAAAATGACAAAATAACCCGGAGTCGATTCACTTTTACGGTTTTACCTATAAACAGGGGCCTTGTAGTTGAAAAGATAATTTTTGCACCGGTAAGATAACAAAATCAAGGATTTTCTTTACCTCCCCATTACTCACACATTTTTCTTATCTTTATTTGGGTTTCTACTTTGAACTTTGAATCTGTTTGGCGATTGTCTTAAGGAAAAAAATTATCAACATTATTATTTTCTGCAGGTTCATTTTGATCTCCAGATTGAATCCGCCGTCTCAGAAACAATCCAATCTTAACATTCAAATGTTGTAAAAAAAGCAATTTTAGCTTACAAATAATTTATAGGGCCCTCAATTCTAGATATGCTGTCATAAAGAAGAGTGTTATACACTTGCATGATGACAATGAAGTTTATGGATACAATTGTCTTGGTCAACCCAACACACGGGGAGAGTAAATAGATTAGAGGTACACACATCATTTTTATATTAAACAAAATTGTCAGTTTGGAACTTATTACTTTTGTAGTACAACACGATTCTACGGTAGAAGAAACAAATTCTAAATGACATTTTTGTTTAATATAAATGCACTTTGAAATGTAGCATCAGGCGCAAGTGTGCTTAgtggtgtactccctccgtctttTTTTAACTGTCGTTTTTATTTCTCGAGTagtaactttgactaaatatatatatatatataatattaatatttatgatatataattaatatcattagataaatcgttgaatctattttgataataaatttatttggagatacagacgttgctaatattttttacaaatctaGCCAAACTTATTGGCACGTAAACCGTAGCGACCAATATTTAGGGATAGAGGGACTATGTGAGTCACCTTGTAATCGGAAGAGAAATATTATAGACAGAAAATAACAATAAATGTAATTTTGTGATTCCAGATCGGTCAAGAAAAGTAAACTGTGTACAGTCATCAGATTTAGCAATGTTAGTAGACTGTTAACTGTGAACAGGAGATTAAGCATTTGATAAGGTTCATACCATGAGGATAAGGTAAAAGAAATCAAAGGGCACCGCATTGGCAGCTACCAGTAAGCCAAGGATCAGGCTCAACACGATTGTTCTGCGGCCTCCCATCTCTGCTATTTTGGCAACGGGGAAAGGCTGTTTGCTGCAGGCTGCCTGTTCAAGCGATCCTGTAGGTGGTATTTATAGTGAGGAGGTCGAGTGTCATCGGCGGAGCGGAGCAACATCCTCCATAGAAGTCGACCTCAAATGAAGCGCAAAGGAGTGACGACCCTCCGATAATTTTTCTCTGTTTATTTTCCTCCATGAATATAATCATATATACTCTTGCTTGAATACTTATTTAATTTGTTCAATAAGATCGCAAAAATTGTTTCTCCTCTAGCATAGTCCAAGAACGATACAGGCTGTAAGAATCATGTGCCCAAATGTACGATCATATATGGTTTTATAGTGATTTAGATGACAACAAGCACTACAACTAAGGTCCCGTTCGGTttactgaaacttggctgaaagtgattgaaaacactgttctgactgaaatggtgtgagaaaaaaatactataagATAAGCAATAGTCTGGTGCAAAGACTGACAAAGAAACATAGTTAAAATGACGAAGTGTGTAAACATTGCACGCGTCGGAAGGTCTGGCGGCAAGGAATTAACATCTAGTAGATAATTAGGTGTAGTCCAATCCGTAGTGTTGTGCAGTTACAACTCTGTGCAATTGAGAGCACTAGATGATCTGACAAGATTGCGACAAGAACAAACTACGACCTAATGATGAATAGTACTATAGACCCTAGGAGAATATTCTCCACCGGATAAAGCACAGGATGATGAATAGTACACATAGCTAAGTCTTTACTGACCCAATTCACCCCTTCCCCATCTTTGGTCACCACTCAAGTCCATTATATGTATAAATACCCCCTCGACACTTTCTATAGGAGGTATCAAAAGTATAACGATCAAACTTGGAGGGTTGGGTATAACACCTTCTTTATTTAGCCTTGCTATTGTTCTAAACTTAAAACTACTCCTTGAGCCCAAGTTCATCTAGCCCACTAAGAATTCAGTATAAATATTTGTCCTTGCTACCCACCCAATTCCATTCGCACAAACATCTGCCCTGTCAGTGGTAATTCCTTCGACAATAGGTGTGGGTGTGAGAGAGAAGCTAGGGTTTGagcgtatatatatatacttgagGCTGGTTTTCAACACTGGTTGAATACACAAACCTGTGGTGAAAGTCATTACCAATGTCGGTTATCTTACAAACCAAGGGTGCAAATGATTTTCACCACTGGTTCGTAATGAATTGGCCATGATAATATATCAATGCAGTTTTAACAGAACTGATGGTAAAAATAGCGTTGGTAAAATAATTTATGTAGTAGTGTCCTACCCCCTCTATCCTAAAATATAAGCCATGCatatattttaaaatttaaacttTGTTATCTTTGACTAGCAAATGATATGAAAAGTTTATACTACAAAAGTGGTCACATGAGATTTATATTTATACATACTTTCTAATGATGAAACTTTTGTTTCCACAAATTATGTATTATATATAGGAAAATAGTTAGCGGTCAAAATATGATTTTGAAGACTACTCCAAGTTAAAATCGTGCTTTATGGTTTGTGGAGAAGAAAGCACTAGATAGGTATATAGGACTATATTGTTTCGGTGTGTGGCCCCGCTAGCTTAATTTCCAACGAAGGAAGTGATAGACTTGTAGGACCTCTAAGTGTAGATCAGTGGAGAAATTCTTAACTTAGATAAGCAGACTTGGTAATGTAcctctgtaacaccctcggtgttacactgtaaatcttttggtaaaacatgtcatgagcatcatggttatgtgttaatgcatgtaatataaAGGATAGATCAATTTTGTAACTTGAAACGATCATCGAAAacgcgaaacgaaagttacatttcatagtcaagttatatcacttagggttttaaatcaatttttattaaacgaaaacactatagaatgTATATACGGAATTTTAGTAGAGTTAGaagtatgaactttgtagatggcgaTGAAATACATGCGGTCGAGAAaagaattcactagctagcatacttaatagcttggaaatcgaatttgctGCGAATCCAATCAAGACTTAGTTGATTTCGTAAGTTTGAAAAGTGATTTGACAAGGCCaagtttggtaatttttgtaggaGAATTGGATTAATTAGTGGTATGGTTTCATGGCTGCTTTTGATAGCGTAATATGCCCTCTTAAGAATTACATAGGTGGTTTGTCGATTAGATTAATATTTTAGGTTTAtttggacgctttaaaaagcatgcacggcACGTTTCTGGCCGGTTTCAGCGACTGAGCGCGGTCACCATGCCTCGGCTCTCGGCGTCGCCGCGCCGGCGTGCCCAATGCGCGCACCATCGAGCAGGCCCCGCATCGCCGCTGCCGCACCCGTGACTCACGCACGCAAGCACGCCCGCACTCATGCGCACCACCACGCTCGGCGGGACGGTGGGGGTCGGCGGGCCTGGCCGCTCTGCTCCGCCGCTATCGTCGTGGGCCCGATTGCCCTGGCCGATCCGCTACCGCCTGCCTCGCTGTGTCATCGCGTTGCTGCTAGCTGCGGTCGTGAGTGCTGGGTCGCCCGCTTGCACCCACACTGCTTGCGTCACGTCCGCCTGCGTCGCCACGCTGCCGTCTCGTCATCGTGCT belongs to Miscanthus floridulus cultivar M001 chromosome 4, ASM1932011v1, whole genome shotgun sequence and includes:
- the LOC136552206 gene encoding ribonuclease 3-like; translated protein: MGGRRTIVLSLILGLLVAANAVPFDFFYLILMWPGAYCEDSDNGCCVPKYGYPAEDFFVEFFQTFDVSINKPVVRCSNGSPFDAKKLDKIENNINHYWSKIKCPPTDGVNAWKSAWNSYGVCSGLKQLDYFKAALNLRRQADLLGALADQGILPDYKLYSTAKIKYAVTQKLGVEPGLQCRDGPFGKKQLYQVYLCVDTDAKTFIKCPKLPATLSCPASVVFHPFYTWMLNSTATAAAAFDSKILLPTQTMLN